In one window of Erythrolamprus reginae isolate rEryReg1 chromosome 1, rEryReg1.hap1, whole genome shotgun sequence DNA:
- the VPS36 gene encoding vacuolar protein-sorting-associated protein 36 isoform X1, whose amino-acid sequence MGGPSRLYCREREAFVRGGGSMDRFAWATGLLEIHENLVTQQRGVRLYDGEEKLKFENGVLLLSTHRLIWRDQKNHDCCMAVPLSQIIFIEEQAAGIGKSAKIVVHLHPVGSNKDPGPFQTSKYSYVKLSFKEHGQIEFFRRLTEEMSQRRWENMPASQTIDVDRASQGGRIRAAGIVGIERKLEERRKEMDKNISEAFEDLSKLMEKAKEMVELSKSIASKIREKQGDITEDETIRFKSYLLSMGIANPVTRETHGSGTHYHMQLAKQLAGILQAPLEERGGIMSLTEVYCLVNRARGLELLSPEDLVNACKMLESLKLPLRLRIFDSGVMVIELLSHNEEEMVASALETVSEKGSLTAEEFAKLVGMSVLLAKERLLLAEKMGQLCRDDSVEGLRFYPNLFLTQS is encoded by the exons ATGGGCGGGCCGAGCCGTCTGTATTGCCGGGAAAGGGAAGCGTTCGTGCGCGGCGGAGGTTCCATGGATCGCTTCGCCTGGGCTACTGGCCTCTTGGAGATCCACGAGAACCTCGTCACGCAGCAGCGCGGGGTCCGCCTGTACGATGGGGAGGAAAAG TTGAAGTTTGAAAATGGAGTATTGCTGCTTAGTACACACAGATTGATCTGGAGAGATCAGAAAAATCAT GACTGCTGTATGGCTGTTCCTCTTTCCCAAATTATCTTCATTGAAGAACAAGCAGCAGGAATAGGGAAAAG TGCCAAAATAGTTGTACATCTTCATCCAGTAGGTTCTAATAAGGATCCTGGTCCATTCCAGACTAGTAAATACTCATATGTCAAGCTTTCTTTTAAAGAACATGGTCAGATTGAG TTCTTCAGGAGACTTACGGAAGAAATGTCTCAGCGCAGATGGGAGAACATGCCAGCTTCTCAAACTATAGATGTTGACAGGGCTTCACAG GGTGGAAGAATAAGAGCTGCGGGAATTGTTGGCATCGAGaggaaattagaagaaagaagaaaagagatggACAAAAATATTTCTGAG GCTTTTGAAGACCTTAGCAAGCTGATGGAAAAG GCAAAGGAAATGGTGGAATTGTCCAAATCAATTGCTAGCAAGATCAGAGAAAAACAGGGTGACATCACTGAAGATGAG ACAATAAGATTTAAATCCTATTTGTTGAGCATGGGCATTGCCAATCCAGTTACCCGGGAAACCCATGGATCTGGCACTCATTACCATATGCAACTGGCAAAGCAATTAGCTGGAATTTTGCAAGCACCTTTAGAG GAACGGGGAGGAATAATGTCACTCACAGAAGTTTATTGTCTGGTGAATCGTGCTCGTGGCCTTGAG TTGCTTTCCCCTGAAGATCTAGTAAATGCTTGTAAGATGTTGGAATCACTAAAGCTACCTCTAAG GTTACGCATATTTGACAGTGGCGTTATGGTGATTGAACTCCTATCGCATAACGAAGAAGAAATGGTGGCTTCTGCTTTAGAGACG GTTTCTGAGAAGGGATCTCTGACTGCTGAAGAGTTTGCAAAGCTTGTAGGAATGTCTGTGCTTTTAGCCAAAGAAAG GTTACTGTTAGCTGAAAAGATGGGCCAGCTTTGCAGAGACGATTCTGTAGAAGGCTTGAGATTCTATCCAAATTTATTTCTTACCCAAAGCTGA
- the VPS36 gene encoding vacuolar protein-sorting-associated protein 36 isoform X4 — protein sequence MAVPLSQIIFIEEQAAGIGKSAKIVVHLHPVGSNKDPGPFQTSKYSYVKLSFKEHGQIEFFRRLTEEMSQRRWENMPASQTIDVDRASQGGRIRAAGIVGIERKLEERRKEMDKNISEAFEDLSKLMEKAKEMVELSKSIASKIREKQGDITEDETIRFKSYLLSMGIANPVTRETHGSGTHYHMQLAKQLAGILQAPLEERGGIMSLTEVYCLVNRARGLELLSPEDLVNACKMLESLKLPLRLRIFDSGVMVIELLSHNEEEMVASALETVSEKGSLTAEEFAKLVGMSVLLAKERLLLAEKMGQLCRDDSVEGLRFYPNLFLTQS from the exons ATGGCTGTTCCTCTTTCCCAAATTATCTTCATTGAAGAACAAGCAGCAGGAATAGGGAAAAG TGCCAAAATAGTTGTACATCTTCATCCAGTAGGTTCTAATAAGGATCCTGGTCCATTCCAGACTAGTAAATACTCATATGTCAAGCTTTCTTTTAAAGAACATGGTCAGATTGAG TTCTTCAGGAGACTTACGGAAGAAATGTCTCAGCGCAGATGGGAGAACATGCCAGCTTCTCAAACTATAGATGTTGACAGGGCTTCACAG GGTGGAAGAATAAGAGCTGCGGGAATTGTTGGCATCGAGaggaaattagaagaaagaagaaaagagatggACAAAAATATTTCTGAG GCTTTTGAAGACCTTAGCAAGCTGATGGAAAAG GCAAAGGAAATGGTGGAATTGTCCAAATCAATTGCTAGCAAGATCAGAGAAAAACAGGGTGACATCACTGAAGATGAG ACAATAAGATTTAAATCCTATTTGTTGAGCATGGGCATTGCCAATCCAGTTACCCGGGAAACCCATGGATCTGGCACTCATTACCATATGCAACTGGCAAAGCAATTAGCTGGAATTTTGCAAGCACCTTTAGAG GAACGGGGAGGAATAATGTCACTCACAGAAGTTTATTGTCTGGTGAATCGTGCTCGTGGCCTTGAG TTGCTTTCCCCTGAAGATCTAGTAAATGCTTGTAAGATGTTGGAATCACTAAAGCTACCTCTAAG GTTACGCATATTTGACAGTGGCGTTATGGTGATTGAACTCCTATCGCATAACGAAGAAGAAATGGTGGCTTCTGCTTTAGAGACG GTTTCTGAGAAGGGATCTCTGACTGCTGAAGAGTTTGCAAAGCTTGTAGGAATGTCTGTGCTTTTAGCCAAAGAAAG GTTACTGTTAGCTGAAAAGATGGGCCAGCTTTGCAGAGACGATTCTGTAGAAGGCTTGAGATTCTATCCAAATTTATTTCTTACCCAAAGCTGA
- the VPS36 gene encoding vacuolar protein-sorting-associated protein 36 isoform X3 has product MLKFENGVLLLSTHRLIWRDQKNHDCCMAVPLSQIIFIEEQAAGIGKSAKIVVHLHPVGSNKDPGPFQTSKYSYVKLSFKEHGQIEFFRRLTEEMSQRRWENMPASQTIDVDRASQGGRIRAAGIVGIERKLEERRKEMDKNISEAFEDLSKLMEKAKEMVELSKSIASKIREKQGDITEDETIRFKSYLLSMGIANPVTRETHGSGTHYHMQLAKQLAGILQAPLEERGGIMSLTEVYCLVNRARGLELLSPEDLVNACKMLESLKLPLRLRIFDSGVMVIELLSHNEEEMVASALETVSEKGSLTAEEFAKLVGMSVLLAKERLLLAEKMGQLCRDDSVEGLRFYPNLFLTQS; this is encoded by the exons ATG TTGAAGTTTGAAAATGGAGTATTGCTGCTTAGTACACACAGATTGATCTGGAGAGATCAGAAAAATCAT GACTGCTGTATGGCTGTTCCTCTTTCCCAAATTATCTTCATTGAAGAACAAGCAGCAGGAATAGGGAAAAG TGCCAAAATAGTTGTACATCTTCATCCAGTAGGTTCTAATAAGGATCCTGGTCCATTCCAGACTAGTAAATACTCATATGTCAAGCTTTCTTTTAAAGAACATGGTCAGATTGAG TTCTTCAGGAGACTTACGGAAGAAATGTCTCAGCGCAGATGGGAGAACATGCCAGCTTCTCAAACTATAGATGTTGACAGGGCTTCACAG GGTGGAAGAATAAGAGCTGCGGGAATTGTTGGCATCGAGaggaaattagaagaaagaagaaaagagatggACAAAAATATTTCTGAG GCTTTTGAAGACCTTAGCAAGCTGATGGAAAAG GCAAAGGAAATGGTGGAATTGTCCAAATCAATTGCTAGCAAGATCAGAGAAAAACAGGGTGACATCACTGAAGATGAG ACAATAAGATTTAAATCCTATTTGTTGAGCATGGGCATTGCCAATCCAGTTACCCGGGAAACCCATGGATCTGGCACTCATTACCATATGCAACTGGCAAAGCAATTAGCTGGAATTTTGCAAGCACCTTTAGAG GAACGGGGAGGAATAATGTCACTCACAGAAGTTTATTGTCTGGTGAATCGTGCTCGTGGCCTTGAG TTGCTTTCCCCTGAAGATCTAGTAAATGCTTGTAAGATGTTGGAATCACTAAAGCTACCTCTAAG GTTACGCATATTTGACAGTGGCGTTATGGTGATTGAACTCCTATCGCATAACGAAGAAGAAATGGTGGCTTCTGCTTTAGAGACG GTTTCTGAGAAGGGATCTCTGACTGCTGAAGAGTTTGCAAAGCTTGTAGGAATGTCTGTGCTTTTAGCCAAAGAAAG GTTACTGTTAGCTGAAAAGATGGGCCAGCTTTGCAGAGACGATTCTGTAGAAGGCTTGAGATTCTATCCAAATTTATTTCTTACCCAAAGCTGA
- the VPS36 gene encoding vacuolar protein-sorting-associated protein 36 isoform X2, with amino-acid sequence MVDPVPLKFENGVLLLSTHRLIWRDQKNHDCCMAVPLSQIIFIEEQAAGIGKSAKIVVHLHPVGSNKDPGPFQTSKYSYVKLSFKEHGQIEFFRRLTEEMSQRRWENMPASQTIDVDRASQGGRIRAAGIVGIERKLEERRKEMDKNISEAFEDLSKLMEKAKEMVELSKSIASKIREKQGDITEDETIRFKSYLLSMGIANPVTRETHGSGTHYHMQLAKQLAGILQAPLEERGGIMSLTEVYCLVNRARGLELLSPEDLVNACKMLESLKLPLRLRIFDSGVMVIELLSHNEEEMVASALETVSEKGSLTAEEFAKLVGMSVLLAKERLLLAEKMGQLCRDDSVEGLRFYPNLFLTQS; translated from the exons ATGGTAGATCCGGTTCCT TTGAAGTTTGAAAATGGAGTATTGCTGCTTAGTACACACAGATTGATCTGGAGAGATCAGAAAAATCAT GACTGCTGTATGGCTGTTCCTCTTTCCCAAATTATCTTCATTGAAGAACAAGCAGCAGGAATAGGGAAAAG TGCCAAAATAGTTGTACATCTTCATCCAGTAGGTTCTAATAAGGATCCTGGTCCATTCCAGACTAGTAAATACTCATATGTCAAGCTTTCTTTTAAAGAACATGGTCAGATTGAG TTCTTCAGGAGACTTACGGAAGAAATGTCTCAGCGCAGATGGGAGAACATGCCAGCTTCTCAAACTATAGATGTTGACAGGGCTTCACAG GGTGGAAGAATAAGAGCTGCGGGAATTGTTGGCATCGAGaggaaattagaagaaagaagaaaagagatggACAAAAATATTTCTGAG GCTTTTGAAGACCTTAGCAAGCTGATGGAAAAG GCAAAGGAAATGGTGGAATTGTCCAAATCAATTGCTAGCAAGATCAGAGAAAAACAGGGTGACATCACTGAAGATGAG ACAATAAGATTTAAATCCTATTTGTTGAGCATGGGCATTGCCAATCCAGTTACCCGGGAAACCCATGGATCTGGCACTCATTACCATATGCAACTGGCAAAGCAATTAGCTGGAATTTTGCAAGCACCTTTAGAG GAACGGGGAGGAATAATGTCACTCACAGAAGTTTATTGTCTGGTGAATCGTGCTCGTGGCCTTGAG TTGCTTTCCCCTGAAGATCTAGTAAATGCTTGTAAGATGTTGGAATCACTAAAGCTACCTCTAAG GTTACGCATATTTGACAGTGGCGTTATGGTGATTGAACTCCTATCGCATAACGAAGAAGAAATGGTGGCTTCTGCTTTAGAGACG GTTTCTGAGAAGGGATCTCTGACTGCTGAAGAGTTTGCAAAGCTTGTAGGAATGTCTGTGCTTTTAGCCAAAGAAAG GTTACTGTTAGCTGAAAAGATGGGCCAGCTTTGCAGAGACGATTCTGTAGAAGGCTTGAGATTCTATCCAAATTTATTTCTTACCCAAAGCTGA